In the Engystomops pustulosus chromosome 2, aEngPut4.maternal, whole genome shotgun sequence genome, one interval contains:
- the ZIC2 gene encoding zinc finger protein ZIC 2, whose protein sequence is MLLDAGPQFPALGVGTFARHHHHHHHHHAAVAAAAAAAAEMQERELSLAQNSFVEPAHMGAFKLNPGSGGSGGSGGSGGGSGGAGGAGGSGAHDLSPPGQSSAFTSQAGYPAAALAPHAAYTGAAFNSPRDFLFRGRGFAEGATAAGGGQHSLFGPPAGSLHHHPHHHQLSHGEHPQGHLLFPGIHEQHAAASQNALGGQMRLGLPGEVFGRTEQYRQVSSPRGDPYTAQIHNQYGPMNMGMNMAAHHHHHHHHHPGAFFRYMRQQCIKQELICKWIDPEQLSNPKKSCNKTFSTMHELVTHVSVEHVGGPEQSNHICFWEECAREGKPFKAKYKLVNHIRVHTGEKPFPCPFPGCGKVFARSENLKIHKRTHTGEKPFQCEFEGCDRRFANSSDRKKHMHVHTSDKPYLCKMCDKSYTHPSSLRKHMKVHESSPQGSESSPAASSGYESSTPPGLVSPNTETQSTNLSPATAAVSGVHSVTSGAGGPLSSNFNEWYV, encoded by the exons ATGCTGCTGGACGCCGGTCCCCAGTTCCCGGCCCTGGGTGTGGGCACGTTTGCGCGGCATCAccatcatcaccaccatcacCATGCCGCggtggcggcggcggcggcagcggctGCGGAGATGCAGGAGCGGGAGTTGAGTCTGGCGCAGAACAGCTTTGTGGAGCCGGCGCACATGGGCGCATTCAAGCTGAACCCCGGCAGTGGCGGATCCGGGGGAAGCGGCGGCAGCGGAGGTGGATCTGGTGGTGctgggggagcaggaggcagcggGGCACATGACTTGTCCCCCCCGGGGCAGAGCTCGGCTTTCACCTCTCAGGCCGGGTACCCGGCGGCTGCCCTGGCTCCTCATGCGGCTTACACGGGCGCAGCGTTTAACAGCCCGCGGGACTTCTTATTTCGGGGACGCGGCTTTGCAGAGGGGGCTACGGCTGCAGGAGGGGGGCAGCACAGCTTGTTTGGCCCCCCAGCAGGAAGCCTTCATCACCACCCCCACCATCACCAGCTCTCGCATGGAGAGCACCCGCAGGGACACCTGCTCTTCCCCGGCATCCATGAGCAGCACGCTGCCGCCTCCCAAAACGCACTGGGCGGCCAGATGAGGCTGGGGCTTCCCGGGGAGGTGTTCGGCAGGACGGAGCAATACCGCCAGGTGTCCAGCCCCAGAGGAGACCCTTATACAGCCCAGATCCACAACCAGTATGGCCCCATGAACATGGGAATGAACATGGCAgcccatcaccaccaccaccatcatcaccACCCTGGGGCCTTCTTCAGGTACATGAGGCAGCAGTGCATCAAGCAGGAGCTCATCTGCAAGTGGATAGACCCCGAGCAACTCAGTAACCCCAAGAAAAGCTGCAACAAGACTTTCAGCACCATGCACGAGCTGGTGACCCATGTGTCTGTGGAGCATGTGGGGGGACCCGAGCAGAGCAACCATATCTGCTTCTGGGAGGAGTGCGCCAGGGAGGGGAAGCCATTCAAAGCCAAATACAAACTGGTCAACCACATCCGAgtgcacacaggggagaagcccttcccGTGCCCCTTCCCTGGATGTGGCAAGGTCTTTGCCCGCTCCGAGAACCTAAAAATCCACAAGAGAACTCATACAG gagAAAAACCGTTCCAGTGTGAATTTGAAGGCTGCGACAGGAGATTTGCTAACAGCAGCGACAGAAAGAAACACATGCATGTCCACACCTCGGATAAACCCTATCTGTGCAAGATGTGCGACAAGTCCTATACCCACCCCAGCTCCTTAAGGAAACACATGAAG GTGCATGAGTCTTCTCCTCAAGGGTCAGAGTCTTCACCCGCTGCCAGCTCTGGTTATGAATCCTCCACCCCCCCAGGTCTGGTTTCCCCCAATACTGAGACCCAAAGTACCAACCTGTCcccagctacagcagcagtatcaGGAGTGCACAGTGTCACCAGCGGGGCTGGGGGACCCCTCTCATCAAATTTCAACGAGTGGTATGTGTAG